The Pogoniulus pusillus isolate bPogPus1 chromosome 24, bPogPus1.pri, whole genome shotgun sequence DNA segment AACGAATTAAAAGCCAATTAGTGCTAATATTATCTGGGCTATTTGCTGACTTTTCTGTTTCATGCTTGCGTTGTGCAAGATGACACCATTTCTGCACTACAAGAAATAttccttactttttttttccccccagttatGTTTGCCTATGAGCAATGCCTTTTGGTTCTGGGACACCACCCAGATATCTGGTATGAAGCTGCACAGTACCTCGAGCAGTCCAGTAAACTGCTAGCTGAAAAGGGGGTAAGAGATTGCCattgtatctttttttttttttgcttatttcattgcTTTGATATCATGTCCTGTCAATTTTTCCTCAAATGCTTAAGAACTAAGATGGCAGGTGTGAAAAATATTTAGCACTGTAAGTTGTGTCATGTTCAGAGTTCTAAAATTAAGAAATAAGAATATTTGTATTTGAGATAAGAATTATGAAAAACTATTTCAGTGTTGGCCACTTTTAGGTCATGAAGGAGGGACTGGCTTGGTTTAGCCTGATTTTGTGATTCCTTAAGTACTGAGGAGATGATTGTCTTTATTGGAACACTGCGTGGAAGTTCACTTGGATTTTTAACCCACAGAAGATATTCCATAGATTGGCTTTCTTTGTCAGAGATGCTGAACAATTACATGACTGCACTTATTTTATAACAGGACATGAACAATGCTAAACTTTTCAGTGATGAGGCTGCTAATATTTATGAAAGAGCGATCAGCACTTTATTAAAGAAGAACATGCTTCTTTATTTTGCCTATGCAGATTATGAAGAGGTGAGCAAATCGGTGCACTGACATCACATTCTTTCATTCTCTGATCTCCCATCAATAATATCTTCTATTTGAAACATAAGGAATAAACAGGATTCTAGAGAACTAATTTACTTAACCTCATTCAGAGCAGACAAAATGGAAAAGTCTATAGTACAAGTtacaattactttttttttgatCTACTGTCTTTCCACTTCAATGTTGACATTTTCCAAGCCACTATGAAGTTGAAAGTCTGACAGATTTACATTTACTGGTACATCAGCTTCTTCACTTTTAAGATGGGGATCAAGAACCCCTTTCTTGTCTGATTCTTGGGTGTTTAACGTTCGTGTTTGGGTGGCTGTGAGGGCAGATGGCAAACACCTTAATACTGCACCTTTCCTGTGAAATCTTTTTGCCCAGACTGCAACTATATTGCATGGCCTCTGTAATGAGGAATGCCCCAACAGTGGTTGACTTTGCACACAAACTGCAAGGACTAATGGCCGTTTTCCACTGATCAGATGCAGACTATGGAATCCTCTGCCCACCTGATGTAACATGGAAGAGTCTTTGCAGGAAGACCCAGAGGACAAGAGCCAAAAAACCCCCATCTTTGCCCTTGACTTTCAGTGCAGCCTTTTTGTCCTAAACACACTGGCTATTGAGGGGTTTTAGGTTGCACAATACAATGTagaaagctgcagctggcaggaaaTAGAACGGATTACTTGAAGTGCGTAGGTTGGAGAGTGAAGATGGTGGTTTTCCTAGCTGTCTGAATGCTGGTTTTAGACAGAAGCAAAGGAAATGTTCTTGATATCCCAAACACCTACAGTGGAAATTGTGCTACAGCACTTCTAAATCAGGAAAAGAATGCAGAGACTCTTAAAGAGCACTAGTGAGAAATTAATGTAGGAAGTAAAGAAATTACTTCAGAAGACATAAAATGCATCTGAATAAAGGAGCTGATATACACGGTGTTCAACCAggttaaaatgaaacaaacatttTAATCTTCAGGTTGATTTTTGCATTCTCAGAGGTGATTTGTATTCACAGTctgtatttcctttttcttcactTAGAGTCGAATGAAATATGAGAAAGTACACAGCATATATAACCGACTCCTGGCTATTGAAGACATTGATCCCACTCTGGTAAGATGATCCTTAGTATTCAGTTTTTCCACGTGTGCATGGATAGTCACCTGAGTACACACAAAGTGTGGGGAAGTGCTGACAGGAGTTTATTGGGTCACAAGGATGGCTGAGCAGGTGGAGTGTTGAGATGACAGGCTTAAGGGTAAAATTTCAGCAAGGTTGATAAGCCTTTAATCCACTTAGATACACCAAGTATCTGCACCTttctcctctgtctctctgggaaAATCTCTCAAAACAAATGGTGAAGATACAAGATATTAAAGATGTCATGATGCAGTTCATAAGAATTGGTCTATGTTTTGTCGGCTCAACTAAGATTTCGCGTTGCCTCCCCTTTATTCAAAGGGGTATTGCTTTTGCCTGTTGTCCTTCCTGTGCAGAAATACCCCATCCTGTGTACGTGTAGTTTGCACATCTGCTTGAGTTGTATAGTAAGCAGCACtgtctgctgtgccagctgtgctaGTAGTGAACAAGTGGTGTGAAGAGGTAATCTGTCTTCAAAAGGTTTTGCATGTAAATAGGACAAATCATGAAAAGGATAAAGCTTGAAAGTCTAAGGTCAAACAACAGGTCAGTGTCAGAGGACAAGTTTCAATTTACTAACACGTTCTGTTCCTGAAACACAGATTATAATGTTTCCCAAACACAGGTTTTCTGAGAAACCACAGGCTACTTCCTCCTATTTGAAAAATGctgttatttctgaaggaaagTTAAACCCCAAAGAAATGCAAATCAGAAACGGGCCATTGAATTAAATGGCACATTCATTATTTCCTTCATCAGCTACAAATACTTGCAGACACGGTGGTTTGTTTCTTGGGTTGTGGAATGCACAGTTCATGTTCATTGGGCCTTTTGACTGCCTTATGGTTGTCTTACCCTTTTTGGAATCTTCCATTTTCACATTAAACCTCTAGTTTTCTGAAGGCACCAACTTAGGTAAATTACATTCATCTACACACcttgaaaaaaatctgtgtATTAACGGTTGTTACTTCAGGGGATCAGTCTTAGCATATTGATATTTTCAATAAAGTATATGAAAAGCTTTGCCTTCCAGAGGCACACCAGAGTCTTCTTTCTGCTATGATTGATTAGTTGtattttgtgtttattttagCTATAGCCAAAACCTTCTATTACATCCTAGTGTTCTTCATTAGCACTGTTGCAATATAAATATTCCTATGCACCTTAGGTTTATATCCAGTATATGAAATTTGCAAGGAGAGCAGAAGGCATAAAATCTGGGAGGATGATATTTAAGAAAGCAAGAGAGGATACCCGGACCCGCCATCACGTCTATGTTACAGCAGCTTTAATGGAGTATTATTGTAGTAAGGTAATCATAGATGCTCAGTTTGATACTAAAGAAAGTGTCAGGAGCATGCATAGCTCACTAAAGCTGATAacaggtttgtttgttgtttgtttttttttgatgtTTGCAGGATAAATCTGTGGCCTTTAAGATTTTTGAGCTAGGGCTGAAAAAATACGGGGACATTCCAGAATATGTACTGGCATATATCGACTACCTTTCTCACCTTAATGGTAAGCTTTAAGCTTTGAGAGTTTGAGAGGTCTAATGAAATCTTAATCTGCTTTCTCTGTGAGTGTAAGCCCAGGCCTAGTTCTTTGTATTTTAGTTTTAATTCTTCTTGAAGAACAATGAAACCTCCTCATGAAACTGGACAATTAATTTGGAAACAAAATCCGCTGTTCTGTCCTTGCTGAAGTTCTAGAAGTACACCAACATTACATCTCGACTCTGCTGAACAGAGTGAACTCGCCAAATTATCGTTCCCTTGCACTGCAGCAGTTTTAAATCTGTGGGGAGTACATTGAGAAATCCAAATCTCAGGGAAAAAGTTCTGTAGGAGGTTGAAATCTGCATGAGAGGAGTGCTGGATTAGAATGAATTTAAACTGATTCTCCCCCAATGTAAAAGATAAAAAAATCAATACTGTGAATACTGGTCCTGCTCagaagctgctggaaagctggttTGCAATTCAAAGAGCAGGGTATGCAGCTTTGTGCCTGTGCCAACACTGGAGGTACAGGGAACTCAGGAAGCCCaggcaggaggtggtggtggcagcagaAGGTCTCTTTGTGTGGCATTCCCTGATGCAGGAATTAGTATGCTAAAAGAAACCTAAACTTTGaggagcaggggctggcagaggccTTTGTGTTGTGTTTCATGGGAAACTGGAGGATGAAGAGCAGTTCATCCCAGGCTCATagtctcccagccctgtctgccaGGTACCCATTAATCAGGTTTTCAGTTTTTTTCAGTTCTCTAGCTCAGTGTTTGTAGCATAAGATAGAGGTGTAGCACAGGCTGGGTTCCATTACCAACTGCTAGCTCAGTGTTGTGAGCCATCCTTCACTCTGCTGGTGTGAACAGTAGCTGCCTGTAGCTGTGCTGCTAGATCTGAACCTGCCAGTGTGTTCTGATCATATGAATCTCTCCCATAAGACTACAGTACTGGCTTTTTTTCAGGCTCTGAAAGTTTAAACAGATCTAGAGCTTTAATCCTCTGACCTCTAAACATTTTCTTTCAACTTCAAAGTATATTTATAATTTTGCAAACTGTTTTAGGTCCATATGAATATTTGCAATGTCTTGCCATagactgccagcagcagaaattaTCTTACATCTTGCCAGTATATTGCTGTGTCTTGGCAACCCAGAAGACCTTACTAAAACCAAGAAAGTTGTTCTGTGAATTCCTGTAAACATGAGAGATGGTAAAATGCACAGCaagagagagggcagagggtAGCAGATTTAAGAACACCAAACACTCCTTACCCTCAGTTGGCTGACTGCACTTTGGGAACTGGGTTCAATAATTCTGGGAGGATTTCTGAGGTATATACAAGTATATAAGCCTTGTCCTAATTTCAAAGGGAAGTAATTAATTGAAGGGCCACATTTAAAATTACCAAGATATGCCATTGTCATAatttggaatagaaaagaaatatatagaaatataataGAAGAAAATAGAGAGGTCCTCAAGAGATGTAAAGCAGTATCTGTGCTGTTGTAAAAGAGGCTGTAGTAGGCAGAATTTGATGCTGGCCGCACAACCAGGCTTTCACATGAGAAATTCACAACAGAATTTAGCACTGGATAAAGTTTTATATAGGCAAttcagttgtttttttctaCTTACTGTAACTCAAAACCAGGTATCAAAATGTCAACCTTCTCTATAATGTAATGTACACATTTCTTTGGATGGAATTTATTTTACGTTGTCTCTAATATATTTTACTCAGtgtgacttttttcttctttctatttttaaagAGGACAATAACACAAGAGTTTTGTTTGAACGTGTTTTAACTTCAGGGAGCCTTCCACCTGAGAAATCTGGGTATGTCTGCAAAAGCAGTTTCACTGTGCTAAAAAAGATAACATAACCCCTTTCAACTACAAGCATCCCAAAGAAATTAGAAAAATGGCCAACAGGACAAAATTAGGTACAGGTGTTCCTTCCCCTCTTCATGCTGTCCAAAACAGCAACCACTCTGACAGACACTCTGCAGTGACATTCTTTAGTCGATTGACTTTCAAAACCTTATTGATGCAGGACTGTTGAGGATAGAGTGCAAAGCCCTCCTGCTCAGTAAGGGTTCAACACATTGAGCAAGTTGGCTTCGCTAATGTCACGTAGCACTgactagagagagagagagagagagagagatggagagagcaaGCTGAGAACTTTTCAGGAGCTTTATACTAGAGAAGGTGAGTCAGGAATTTACTGATGAGAGTGCTGAAGAGCTCTGAACCAAGCCAAAATAGtgaaagaagcagaaaagacTTGTATTAACCATTCACTATGTTTTCATCACTACTTGTAAAATctatttcagtgaagaaatggtTAGTGGAAATGGTTAGTGAATGAAGCCTTTGCAGTCCAAGTGTTCACCATTTCCAGAGAAATAAGCAGTTAACTGTGTATATTTTGGGCTATCTAAAATGCTGAAGAGGTGCCTGTTGTGTTACAGGGTATTGCTCTTGCCTCATAGAATGTGCTAGTCTTTGCAGAGAAACTAAAGTATGGTCTCTCTTGAAAAGTCCTTCATGTGTCAGGAGCAGAGTAAAATTCTGTGTagcaggctgaggagcatcTATGTATTCCATTTTACACTGAAGATAAAAGCTTATCTCAAATGCTAAAGTCACTTAGACCAGTGATCCTCCCCTTTCCATAGCCAAGTCCTTTACATTTACAGTCCACTAGATGGAAAGCTTTTACAGAGCTGTGTAAGGCACTGGGAAGGTAATGCATGTTACAGATGcctcgtagaatcagtcagggttggaagagaccacaagaatcatctagttccaatccccctgccatgggcagggacaccctaccctcaatcaggctggccacagccccatccggcctggccttaaacacctccagggatggggcctcaagcaccttcctgggcagcccattccaggctctcaccactctcatgcatCTACAGTAAAGAACAGAAATAGTCTCCTGTTGTCAGACTGCTTCCTTTGAAATTGTCCTCATCTGTTTTTTAACTGGGCGGTGATCAGTAATTCCATCTCCTTCAGCAAGTGTCTGTTTATCTGTTCTTTTACAGGGAAATCTGGGCTCGGTTTTTAGCTTTTGAAAGTAACATTGGTGATCTAGCTAGCATACTCAAAGTTGAAAAACGAAGGTTTACAGCATTCAAGGAAGAATACGAGGGTAAAgaaacagctctgctggtggACAGGTACAAGTTCATGGATTTGTACCCTTGCTCTGCTAGTGAACTGAAGGCCCTTGGATATAAGGTATGTAGATAAGAACACTTAACTTTACTGCTACTCTTTTCAGTACTAGCAAACTTAGGCAAGTCCACATTTAGGACTTGCCTTACACTTTTTTCTCCTTGATAGAAAATCAGGTAGAACAGGCCTGATATGTGCCTCCTTATTGTCTTGTTGGGCAGCCAAGTGCCAGGCATTATTTATTATGGGCCCAggacagaaaggagaaaggaatatGACTAACAGCAACTTTGTGTGTTCATATTTACTCCTCATCTTCCCCTGGAAAGGTCAATGTGTTAATGTCACCACTCAGCTACAGGTCTCCGCTTCAGACTTAAAACTGAGcccccaaaaaaacacaaaactctTTTGGAAGTTTGTGACATCAAATCGCAGGTGTGAAGCATTGttgcctgcccttctgctccagctgccaaaACTTGGCTCATGgaggcgacgaggctggtgagaggccttgagcacaagccctaggaggagaagctgagggagctgggattgtttagcctggagaagaggaggctcaggggtgaccttattgttgtctacagctacctgagaggtggttgtggccaggaggaggttgctctcttctctcaggtggccagcaccagaacaagaggacacagcctcaggctgtgccaggggagatttaggctggaggtgaggagaaagttcttccctgagagagtcattggacactggaatgggctgcccggggaggtggtggagtcgccgtccctggagctgttcaaggcaggactggacgtggcacttggtgccatggtctggccttgagctctgtggtaaagggttggacttgatgatctgtgaggtctcttccaaccctgacgatactgtgatactgttgtggaggcagggaattcatgtggctgagtcaggaatagagataaaaatagaattattttcccgaaacccacccccaaaactagatACAGGAATTAACtgagttttaattagcagattcagttttaGGAGTGTTTTGCACTCTTAATCAGGCTgtgtttactcacaggtgagccaggcccTCTGAGAGAAAGGGCGGTCCCGGTGCTTGTCCActcgctctctttcaaaagCCTTCCGAGGATCGTTAAGGCCGATCAGGCCTGCATAAAGGGGGTGGGAAGAGGTGCAAAGCAGGGACGGTCCTGCCCCTCGGGAGCTTGTTCTTCGGAGCGTTCTGCGGGAACGATGCAGGCGGGGGAGAGCTGTGAGGCGGGCAGCCCCGGGCGGGAAGCTCCCCAGTGTTACACCCTCGCTAGGCAGGGGCTCGCCTTAGCGCTGCCTGGGCgggaagggcacagccaatcacAGCCCGACCCCAGCGCGGGCACCCCGCGTGCGCCCCCGCTCCGCGCCTGCAGGGCCGGGGGGCACCGGCGCCGATTTCCCTCCCGTTCAAACCACGGCGGgggaggaattttggggtatgcCGGGCTCCAGGGCAGAGAGCCACAGCCAATGCTGCAGTCTCGATGGGTGCTGCAAAAGGCTGAGGAAAATTACCCTCGGATCTCAGGGCTGCCTGCTCTTTTGCCGTTGTTCATTATGGCTAAAGTGCTTTCGTGCTGCTGTTTGGCATTTAAAATCTAGGCCAGACGCATCCCTCCTGTTTCTGACCACATGTACTTTAAGAGACACGTTGCGATACTGGAGCGTGGCCagtgaaggctggggaggaccctgtagcacagccctgtgaggagaggctgagggagctgggggtgtgcagcctgcagcagaggaggctcaagggtgattgcgtagggctgggtgctaggttggactggatgatcttggaggtctcttctaacctggttgattctatgattctaactcctGTTTTAGGCTAGCATTAaaacagaagatttttttttctttaaagcatGATAAGAAGtaggctggcagagaggcagaaacagctctgctgtacTTTCTCATTCGCATGAACAAGACCAGAGTCTCGTGTCTCAAAAATTAGCATCTCAGCTTCCATTTATTACTCAGGAAAGTAATTTTAATAAAGAAAGAACTCGTCAAAGTTAGCAAAGCAGCTGAGTTGTTGGCCTTCACACAGTGCTAAAATAACCTGGTAGGTGGAAATAATTCACTGACCCACTGAGTACTTCTCTTCAGACAGTTTGCAAGTCACAGGTGTGCTTCCAGGAGAGTAGGTCCTGCTGTGAGGCAGGGTGTACCCAAAACGGTTCAGCCCTTGGGCTGATTTCTGTTGCTTTTAACATGCCAAAATGTAATCCTCTTTGAACTGAtgctttgcatgcctgctgacTTCCTTATGCTTTATTTCTTCTCCAGCTAAAGCCATCTAGGGAATGAAATGAAGGAGAATTGATAGTTGTGAAGGCCTAGTGGTCTGCACCTGTTCACCTAAACCTTTTTAACCTAAAAAAGGGAGCCCCTCAGAAATGACAGATATGATCCCATTCAGTAACAAAACCAAATGTTTCCACTCCCAGCTGGGACACTGTAGGAATAAATGTTTGATGGAAATGTGCAAGTTGAGTCCAGATGGTCTTAAGAGGACATCTGAAATTATAACGATGACAAAGTGAGAATAAGCAACTGGTGTAGAGAGAGGTTTTATTCTGTAATTTCAACAAACAATGTGATCCTGCCAAATTCAGTCCTTGCTAATTGCCTTTTGCAGGATGTCTCCcgtgccaagctggcagctaTAATTCCAGACCCTGTGGTTGCACCTTCCATTGTGCCTGTTCTCAAAGATGAAGTAGACAGAAAACCTGAATATCCAAAACCGGACACTCAGCAAATGATTCCATTTCAGCCAAGACACTTAGCACGTAAGTCAGAGGTTGTCAGAAGTGGCTGTACTTCACCTGAAGGCAAGTTATGAACCTGTTTGTTTAGTGAATCTAATCACAGAGACTTTCCTAGTCTTCAGTCATCTACACCTGTACGTAAATTCTAGGCTGTTAGTGCATTGGTTTGCTTTAGGCACATATATTTTACTTAATACTAAGGTCACATGGAAATAAGTACAAGTAGTTTGGGGTCTGGTAAACAGTAATTAGCTGTTACACACACTGCTCGCAGGCTTCGGATCAATGAGTAAGCAATATGTAATTACTAGAGGCAAAAGTGACAGGGTAGTCATTATTTGCACCAGCTAATAATGCTGCACAAGTAATTGAAGTCTAGCTCTTTTGCACTGGTTTCACTCAGATTTTCTTCCCACAGCTCCAGGTTTACATCCCGTCCCGGGAGGTGTATTTCCTGTTCCACCAGCAGCTGTAGTTCTCATGAAGCTCCTGCCACCTCCTGTTTGTTTTCAGGTCTGTTTTAATGAGAAAGTTGTAGAAGAGGTTCTGTTTTGACAGAACCACAGTCTGTATCACACTGTCACTCTATCGCAAATAACCTcaacttccccccctcccctttctttttgTAATGAATCAGGGTCCCTTTGTCCAAGTGGATGAGCTCATGGAAATATTCAGAAGATGCAAACTGCCAGACAGTAAGTTGCTTGTTCACTCTGCCGTAGTTCAGCATTATGACTTTGTTTTACATATGGATATTGCTGTCTAAAATCCAGACCTCATTTACAGAGCTGTAATTATCACTTAAGTGTCTACTGCTGTAGGTTGGAATCTACAGAGATGCTTGGACATTTAACTGTGGGGAGCTCAACAAAGTCAGCCAAAAAATACCAGTTGCTGCTTTAATAACATGAAAAGtcattaaaagaaagaaatgaagattTTCTGAACAGCCTTTAAAAGAAGCAGCTCTGTAACATTAAATTACAGACTGGCACTAAGGTAGCTTCAGTGGTAGGCAGAACTCTGCACGTACATTGCAGAGCAGTGGTTGCTGAGCTCCTACAAAGAAGGCAGAGTTCTGAAATACAAAACAGGACAGGTCCCCACTCTGGGCTTCCTGTAAACTATGGCACATGGTAATATGCTACTTTTTCACCCCCTCTTACATTAAGTAGCAAAGAAAGATGGGATTTGATTTCTTTTagagtgaaaaacaaactaTCTCTTTAAATGATATCTGGTGTTCTGGAAGTTTTCTCTGTTGATAGCAGAAACTGATTTGCTCTGTGCTTTCGGATGAACTGCGCACTAGTTACACTGTTTCCTCAAGTACGCTTTCCTGTTTTATTAAGCTTGCAAACTGACCTCGATACTGGTGTTAGGGAaggtctccagcagcagcatttacTTTATAGTTAGTCTTTAGCTGAGAGGTTTGGGCAGTTGAGACTAAATTCTTAACATTTTTAGAataggacagaaaaaaaatgtctcGTGTTCCAGAAATCTCCACAGTCTGTCCTGGTGTCCCTGTTTGCATGCTTCTTTCTCATCAGGCAATTCAATTTCACAAATTAAATGaatccctttctctttctcaagCTGTTGATGAAGCTGTACGAATAATTACTGGAGGCCTACCTGAAATAGCTGTGGAAGGCAACGGCCCTGTGGAAAACAACACTATGCTCAACAAGACTGTGAAGAGACCACACGAAGATTCCGACGACGACGAGGAAAAAGGATCTGTAGTTCCCCCTGTACATGACATTTACAGAGCACGACAGCAAAAGAGAATCCGGTGAGACGAGTCTGGAGTTTCACTGTGACAGACAAAGACTTGCATTGAGTCCATCAGCCTCTTAAAAGTCAAGCATTTAAAAGGGACAGCTGCAAACAAGCAACCAGTGATCTCAAAAATGGTTTTGTTACTGTGGTGCCTCTTCTCCCATATGGTTCTTGATCCACAGACAGCCAGAACAACCTTAGAATGTGCTCTGAACAAAGCTAGGTTTTCAAAAACCAAAAGTGCAAAATGTCAAAGCTGCATTTTGTTCTTCGAGGGTGTTCCCATCTACCACTTGAAATCTTGTGGGTTTTCAacagttttattttaaaaactgGATGGCTTATACTGGTGAAACATTTTTAATTCACATTTTCTGGAAAGAAGTCCTTCTCGGTTTGTCCATGTAGTGTCCTGCcttattgtttgttttt contains these protein-coding regions:
- the CSTF3 gene encoding cleavage stimulation factor subunit 3, with translation MSGEGATGDQAAEYVPEKVKKAEKKLEENPYDLDAWSILIREAQNQPIDKARKTYERLVAQFPSSGRFWKLYIEAEIKAKNYDKVEKLFQRCLMKVLHIDLWKCYLSYVRETKGKLPSYKEKMAQAYDFALDKIGMEIMSYQIWVDYINFLKGVEAVGSYAENQRITAVRRVYQRGCVNPMINIEQLWRDYNKYEEGINIHLAKKMIEDRSRDYMNARRVAKEYETVMKGLDRNAPSVPPQNTPQEAQQVDMWKKYIQWEKSNPLRTEDQTLITKRVMFAYEQCLLVLGHHPDIWYEAAQYLEQSSKLLAEKGDMNNAKLFSDEAANIYERAISTLLKKNMLLYFAYADYEESRMKYEKVHSIYNRLLAIEDIDPTLVYIQYMKFARRAEGIKSGRMIFKKAREDTRTRHHVYVTAALMEYYCSKDKSVAFKIFELGLKKYGDIPEYVLAYIDYLSHLNEDNNTRVLFERVLTSGSLPPEKSGEIWARFLAFESNIGDLASILKVEKRRFTAFKEEYEGKETALLVDRYKFMDLYPCSASELKALGYKDVSRAKLAAIIPDPVVAPSIVPVLKDEVDRKPEYPKPDTQQMIPFQPRHLAPPGLHPVPGGVFPVPPAAVVLMKLLPPPVCFQGPFVQVDELMEIFRRCKLPDTVDEAVRIITGGLPEIAVEGNGPVENNTMLNKTVKRPHEDSDDDEEKGSVVPPVHDIYRARQQKRIR